From a single Actinomyces viscosus genomic region:
- a CDS encoding DUF6248 family natural product biosynthesis protein encodes MTDLEAAWVRQHAWTPTMRKTYKSTPAVLVMCPCEYGPCGHCASGHHAACAHNDPRNAQWTTSLSNAPAGWITTADEQVPTLGGAESWQLWEAGVQHDARCCCAREDHHGALKEPTDPNDGQQTTIYDFLKEGATPCSA; translated from the coding sequence ATGACTGACCTCGAGGCCGCATGGGTACGCCAACACGCATGGACCCCGACCATGCGCAAGACCTACAAATCCACACCAGCAGTACTAGTCATGTGCCCCTGCGAGTACGGACCATGCGGCCACTGCGCATCCGGCCACCACGCAGCATGCGCCCACAACGACCCACGCAATGCCCAGTGGACAACCAGTCTCAGCAACGCTCCCGCTGGCTGGATCACCACCGCCGACGAACAGGTCCCCACCCTTGGCGGCGCTGAAAGCTGGCAACTCTGGGAGGCCGGCGTCCAGCACGACGCTCGCTGCTGCTGTGCCCGCGAAGACCACCACGGCGCCCTCAAAGAGCCCACCGACCCTAACGACGGCCAGCAGACCACCATCTACGACTTCCTCAAAGAAGGAGCAACCCCATGCAGTGCCTGA
- a CDS encoding DUF2786 domain-containing protein, translating into MSAVTDTIRKLLAIAEDSSASPHEREVAANRAAKLMARHTITSLDLNTAHTEEITTTSIFVPGGPSTPSLAQVLGIGRVARASGARIYYNDNRRRYHTDTGPGITVHIAAFRTELDTLIPLASSLIAQTALAWTTWRRSHRYDYQWMTPVEKKELRAGYVYGYAEGVAQRIKSSRQEAVQERTNSGDTSTALVLRTKEQRLEDHMNSLNLGAPKDLTLDPAGVADGHDDGWASGLGSPTNKTIKDLNPNLITQ; encoded by the coding sequence ATGAGCGCCGTCACCGACACCATCCGCAAGCTGTTGGCCATCGCCGAGGACTCCTCAGCCTCTCCACACGAACGCGAGGTCGCCGCCAACCGTGCCGCCAAACTCATGGCCAGACACACCATCACCTCCCTCGACCTCAACACAGCCCACACCGAAGAGATCACCACCACCAGCATCTTCGTCCCCGGAGGTCCCTCAACACCCTCGCTCGCCCAGGTACTCGGGATAGGCAGGGTAGCCAGAGCCTCAGGAGCACGGATCTACTACAACGACAATCGACGCCGATACCACACGGACACCGGCCCCGGCATCACCGTCCACATCGCCGCCTTCCGCACCGAGCTCGACACCCTCATCCCACTAGCCAGCTCACTCATCGCCCAGACCGCCCTCGCCTGGACCACCTGGCGACGCAGCCACCGCTACGACTACCAGTGGATGACCCCAGTCGAGAAGAAAGAGCTCCGAGCCGGATACGTCTACGGCTACGCCGAAGGCGTCGCACAACGAATCAAGTCATCCAGACAGGAAGCCGTCCAGGAACGAACCAACTCCGGAGACACCAGCACAGCCCTCGTACTACGCACCAAGGAGCAAAGACTCGAAGACCACATGAACAGCCTCAACCTCGGAGCCCCCAAAGACCTAACCCTCGACCCCGCCGGCGTCGCCGACGGTCACGACGACGGCTGGGCATCAGGCCTCGGAAGCCCAACCAACAAAACAATCAAAGACCTCAACCCCAACCTCATCACCCAGTAA
- a CDS encoding single-stranded DNA-binding protein, whose protein sequence is MAGDTIITIIGNLTADPELRFTPSGAAVASFTVASTPRTFDRAAGEWKNAETLFMPCQAWRQMAENIAESLTKGTRVIVQGRLTQRSYTTREGEQRTVVEMQVDEIGPSLRYAKAQVTRQPRGGGRGGFGGGQGGGFGGQSQSGYNAPAGGAADDPWATGGPTTIGDEPPF, encoded by the coding sequence ATGGCCGGAGACACCATCATCACCATCATCGGGAACCTCACCGCAGACCCCGAGCTCCGCTTCACGCCCTCCGGGGCAGCGGTAGCCTCCTTCACCGTCGCCTCCACACCACGCACCTTCGACCGCGCCGCCGGCGAATGGAAGAACGCCGAAACCCTATTCATGCCCTGCCAAGCATGGCGACAAATGGCCGAGAACATCGCCGAGTCACTGACCAAAGGCACACGCGTCATCGTCCAAGGACGCCTCACCCAGCGCTCCTACACCACCCGCGAAGGAGAGCAGCGCACCGTTGTAGAGATGCAGGTCGACGAGATCGGCCCCTCCCTGCGCTACGCCAAGGCCCAGGTCACCCGCCAGCCGCGCGGCGGCGGCCGGGGAGGCTTCGGTGGCGGCCAGGGCGGCGGCTTCGGCGGCCAGAGCCAGTCCGGGTACAACGCCCCCGCCGGCGGCGCCGCAGATGACCCGTGGGCCACGGGCGGCCCCACCACCATCGGTGACGAGCCCCCGTTCTAG
- a CDS encoding ParA family protein, with protein sequence MPIVIAVANQKGGVGKTATTVNLADALARNGHRVLVVDADPQSNATSILDVELDPTESRTLYDVLTAVATSQAGAGALAAAIHPAGPAWTGIDVIPAQRELASREADNSPGREFHLRTAMDGAIDDYDAVIIDCPPSLGALTLSALAAATHVLIVTEPRASSVDGVRELAVTIDTVRRYYNPDLTTAGILINRWRNDRLDRAVWRKELHDTYGPGIIDHPLPEREIVAIAATNCVPVPRREASAYVAAIEAVARHVLTNQGKEAVR encoded by the coding sequence ATGCCCATCGTTATCGCTGTCGCCAACCAGAAAGGCGGCGTCGGAAAAACCGCGACAACCGTCAACCTGGCCGACGCCCTCGCCCGCAATGGGCACCGCGTCCTCGTAGTTGACGCCGACCCCCAGTCCAACGCAACCAGCATCCTCGACGTCGAGCTCGACCCCACCGAGAGTCGAACGCTGTACGACGTCCTCACCGCCGTGGCCACCAGCCAGGCCGGCGCCGGCGCCCTAGCCGCCGCCATCCACCCCGCCGGCCCCGCCTGGACAGGTATCGACGTCATCCCAGCACAGCGCGAGCTCGCCTCACGCGAAGCCGACAACAGCCCTGGGCGCGAGTTCCACCTACGCACCGCCATGGACGGCGCCATCGACGACTACGACGCCGTCATCATCGACTGTCCACCATCGCTGGGGGCGCTGACCCTCAGTGCACTCGCCGCCGCCACGCACGTCCTCATCGTCACCGAACCCCGCGCATCATCAGTCGACGGCGTCCGTGAACTGGCTGTCACGATCGACACGGTCAGGCGGTACTACAACCCAGACCTCACCACCGCAGGCATCCTCATCAACCGCTGGAGAAACGACCGGCTCGATCGCGCAGTATGGCGCAAAGAGCTCCACGACACATACGGCCCCGGCATCATCGACCACCCTCTACCCGAGAGGGAAATCGTCGCCATCGCGGCCACCAACTGTGTACCCGTACCTCGACGCGAGGCGTCCGCCTACGTCGCCGCCATCGAGGCCGTAGCGCGCCACGTCCTCACTAACCAGGGCAAGGAGGCAGTCAGGTGA
- a CDS encoding tyrosine-type recombinase/integrase, whose translation MATCLRIVSDTDAPTLLVEAWEASMQGQGLSARTITERIRVIRQITAATGTDPAALTPQTISTWLATLPSAATKNAYFTVLRAWSTWLVQSDHRVDDPTTRVPRPRTPAGHPRPVTDTQLDAVLALPLRQDTRTKIILGAWAGMRVHEIAKIRGEDISPVAGTITITGKGGRTDTLPAHQLILQQACYYPRRGLWFPSPRDPSAPVQAKTVSRVISDAFDRADAPATAHQLRHYFATSLLRAGTDSRVVQSLMRHESLATTGRYLAVDTDQQRTALSALVPTPNATQRRVDASPSRKSE comes from the coding sequence GTGGCAACGTGCTTAAGAATTGTCAGCGACACCGACGCCCCCACCCTCCTGGTCGAGGCGTGGGAGGCATCCATGCAGGGGCAAGGCCTGTCTGCGCGCACCATCACCGAACGAATCCGTGTCATCAGGCAGATCACTGCCGCTACCGGCACCGACCCCGCAGCACTCACCCCACAGACCATCAGCACCTGGCTCGCCACGCTCCCCAGCGCAGCCACCAAGAACGCCTACTTCACGGTACTGAGGGCCTGGAGCACGTGGCTCGTCCAGTCCGACCACCGCGTCGACGACCCCACCACCCGCGTCCCCAGACCCAGGACCCCGGCCGGCCATCCCAGACCGGTCACCGACACCCAGCTCGACGCCGTCCTCGCACTCCCACTCCGACAGGACACCCGAACCAAGATCATCCTCGGCGCCTGGGCGGGTATGCGTGTCCACGAGATCGCCAAGATCCGTGGAGAGGACATCAGTCCCGTCGCCGGCACCATCACCATCACCGGTAAGGGCGGCCGCACCGACACCCTCCCCGCCCACCAGCTCATCCTCCAACAAGCCTGCTACTACCCTCGCCGAGGCCTCTGGTTCCCCTCACCTCGAGACCCGTCCGCGCCCGTACAGGCCAAGACCGTCAGCAGAGTCATCAGCGACGCGTTCGACCGCGCCGACGCCCCAGCTACAGCCCATCAGCTCAGGCACTACTTCGCCACCAGCCTCCTGCGTGCAGGCACCGACAGTCGAGTCGTCCAGAGCCTCATGCGCCACGAGTCCCTGGCCACCACCGGCCGCTACCTCGCCGTCGACACCGACCAGCAGCGCACCGCCCTAAGCGCCCTAGTACCCACTCCCAACGCCACCCAACGTAGAGTCGACGCCAGCCCAAGCCGAAAATCTGAGTAG
- a CDS encoding type II toxin-antitoxin system RelE/ParE family toxin, translating to MRWTVEFSDEVLTWYRDLTPEGKAATRRVLARLEDAGHMLGMPLSKQLGGGLRELRFTCEGVARRITYVLEPERKAITLTTFRKQRQNERREILRARRAQAAHQSTQAATKDARKKRK from the coding sequence ATGCGATGGACAGTTGAGTTCTCCGACGAGGTTCTGACCTGGTATCGGGACCTGACCCCCGAGGGGAAGGCGGCGACCCGTCGCGTGCTGGCTCGGCTGGAGGATGCCGGGCACATGCTCGGTATGCCGTTGTCGAAACAGCTGGGTGGAGGCCTGCGTGAACTGCGGTTCACGTGCGAGGGGGTGGCGAGACGGATCACGTACGTTCTCGAACCTGAGCGGAAGGCCATCACGTTGACCACCTTCCGTAAGCAGCGCCAGAACGAGCGGCGGGAGATCCTGCGAGCCCGGCGGGCCCAGGCAGCTCACCAGTCCACCCAGGCAGCGACCAAGGACGCCCGAAAGAAGAGGAAGTAA
- a CDS encoding helix-turn-helix domain-containing protein: MRTTPFRQAEAEALAAMTPDERARFDAAEAEEEARLQLAELVYGARTRAGLTQTELARRMGTQQSVISAVENGGQVPSVSTLWRIAHALDLRLTIDMAAAS, encoded by the coding sequence ATGAGGACCACACCGTTCCGGCAGGCCGAGGCCGAGGCCCTGGCCGCCATGACCCCGGACGAGCGTGCTCGATTCGACGCCGCTGAGGCCGAGGAAGAAGCCCGTCTGCAGCTCGCCGAGCTCGTCTACGGCGCACGCACGCGTGCAGGACTGACTCAGACCGAGCTGGCTAGACGCATGGGAACCCAGCAGTCGGTCATCTCCGCCGTCGAGAACGGTGGGCAGGTCCCCTCCGTCTCGACTCTCTGGCGCATCGCCCACGCACTGGACCTGCGCCTGACCATCGACATGGCTGCCGCGAGCTGA
- a CDS encoding DUF6414 family protein, translating into MIIQPQYLDSAMLATFLANIEGGVRQSLSSRTSQTKGGGGGVDLGLVKTEGSLSGEQETELTYEDHDASRLQRLIAAGNSDSEGLAWVEVGNPDVDFKDIGMGAVIHWECDVYIPDAINAFSNPKVKEGLQVMEDLMPQASALKLDVEGLPTPKELGAMAAAINSFGVAPVVIGEDDCTGWRIIGSLKPECIVGSAEIDGRARIIAKVKKTIGKDSWYLLASLPGMNLIGRDERRKLERQGPQEDQEGLFEKGPLLVVEYLAVYS; encoded by the coding sequence ATGATCATTCAACCTCAATACTTAGACTCGGCGATGCTCGCTACATTCTTGGCCAATATCGAGGGCGGAGTGCGTCAGTCGCTGTCTTCAAGGACCTCCCAGACGAAAGGAGGGGGAGGTGGTGTTGATCTGGGGTTAGTTAAGACTGAAGGTAGTCTTTCAGGAGAGCAAGAGACGGAGCTCACCTACGAGGATCATGACGCGTCGCGTCTCCAGCGCCTTATTGCGGCTGGGAATTCCGATTCGGAGGGGTTGGCCTGGGTTGAGGTGGGGAACCCTGACGTTGATTTTAAAGACATTGGCATGGGTGCGGTAATCCACTGGGAGTGTGATGTCTACATTCCGGACGCTATTAATGCGTTCTCCAACCCTAAGGTAAAAGAAGGTCTACAAGTCATGGAAGACCTGATGCCGCAGGCGAGCGCCCTCAAGCTCGACGTAGAGGGTCTTCCTACGCCCAAGGAACTAGGTGCCATGGCTGCTGCTATCAATAGCTTTGGTGTTGCTCCAGTAGTTATAGGAGAGGATGATTGTACTGGCTGGAGAATTATTGGGTCACTCAAGCCTGAGTGCATCGTTGGTTCCGCCGAGATTGACGGCCGAGCTCGCATAATAGCCAAAGTTAAGAAAACGATCGGTAAAGACAGTTGGTATCTCCTTGCGTCACTTCCTGGGATGAACCTCATCGGTCGCGATGAAAGACGCAAACTTGAGCGTCAAGGACCACAGGAGGATCAAGAAGGGTTGTTCGAGAAAGGTCCGCTTCTGGTGGTGGAATACCTTGCGGTCTATAGTTAA
- a CDS encoding glutaredoxin family protein, whose translation MSEYSISSPGPALMVEYLPSGVVYAATEDLPAAARQVIEGLTASTGPGSEIEWRGPGPAAADVDIEVAWDDQAQAVAYSVRGRPERTVALDDLNQALAQDWDHYRQDVDAAGQLLERLDAITNPAGLGVEETQIGFDPYRRTVTAQVMVLPERTEHGLLPTPGMRGELTVEETGQRAFLGLQGAQSTGRLTDEHARQLLSYAVQEARREPGQAAWEALHPHTAGLRDHGLEVEDPALHWDRMVGVSVQVHPPAVEAGPLGSWDEQSVTFSLDGDELAIRAGGPITQELRSGVLDAGDERTMWLSPDLAAAPGVGEMSSTEVAATILGMSQEEFDAAASSVREGLVAARDAAAPRRSATSIFNDLRTHLIRVGSLLPDAARDTASTSFDLDRGVAWVRAQAMDASHRPITIGVPVDPDSPLLEVVDRQVVEPGTVGPWVDPTPLSDAERYEAATPVSEEQAGWDIDSAVLRDADEHTARTWATWRAAGAQGWSTQEAAALERWAQAQATLAGDDAHVTIHETVPGSALETDTATAAAGRLIDLQGGGLDCRVATTSPGEVTVATPAGVATMTTTEMMDQVRASWPDTTTQTLEHISGRDQALDLGPQVRERAETAMLTVYTTPSCMGCEMTRRQLDKAGVAYEAVDLSGRPDLVEQFRAEGLRQAPIIETPDGQRTAGFDPARIKAIVAAATPQQATGSPGQSSDSGGARPSHTPHQRSRGHVKGMHL comes from the coding sequence ATGAGTGAGTACAGCATCAGCTCGCCAGGACCGGCACTGATGGTCGAGTACCTGCCGTCAGGAGTGGTCTACGCGGCCACCGAGGACCTGCCCGCGGCCGCGCGCCAGGTGATCGAGGGCCTCACGGCCTCTACCGGCCCTGGCAGTGAGATCGAGTGGCGTGGGCCCGGGCCCGCAGCAGCAGACGTCGATATCGAGGTCGCCTGGGACGACCAGGCGCAGGCGGTCGCTTACAGCGTCCGTGGCCGGCCCGAGCGCACGGTGGCGCTCGACGACCTGAACCAGGCACTGGCCCAGGACTGGGACCACTACAGGCAGGACGTGGACGCCGCAGGCCAGCTGCTGGAACGCCTTGATGCGATCACCAACCCGGCGGGACTGGGCGTCGAGGAGACGCAGATAGGCTTCGACCCGTACAGGCGCACCGTCACGGCCCAGGTCATGGTGCTCCCGGAGCGCACCGAGCACGGGCTACTACCTACTCCCGGGATGAGGGGTGAGCTCACCGTCGAGGAGACGGGCCAACGGGCGTTCCTAGGCCTTCAGGGTGCCCAAAGCACAGGCAGACTGACGGACGAGCACGCTCGCCAGCTGCTCTCCTACGCCGTACAGGAGGCGCGTCGGGAGCCTGGGCAGGCGGCCTGGGAGGCCCTGCACCCCCACACGGCCGGCCTCCGGGACCACGGCCTCGAGGTTGAGGATCCCGCCCTCCACTGGGACCGTATGGTCGGTGTCAGCGTCCAGGTCCACCCCCCGGCCGTCGAGGCCGGTCCACTGGGGTCCTGGGACGAGCAGTCAGTGACCTTCTCACTGGACGGTGACGAGCTTGCGATACGCGCTGGCGGGCCAATCACCCAGGAGCTGCGCAGCGGCGTGCTCGACGCAGGCGACGAGCGCACCATGTGGCTGTCCCCAGACCTGGCCGCCGCCCCTGGGGTAGGCGAGATGAGTAGCACCGAGGTGGCCGCGACGATCCTGGGGATGTCCCAGGAGGAGTTCGACGCAGCCGCGAGCAGCGTCCGTGAGGGCCTGGTAGCAGCGCGTGACGCGGCCGCTCCGCGCCGGTCGGCCACCAGCATCTTCAACGACCTGCGCACGCACCTGATCCGGGTCGGCTCTCTCTTGCCGGACGCTGCCCGCGATACCGCGTCCACCAGCTTCGACCTGGACCGGGGTGTGGCCTGGGTCAGGGCCCAGGCCATGGACGCCTCACACCGCCCCATCACGATCGGTGTCCCCGTCGACCCGGACAGTCCCCTGCTGGAGGTTGTCGACCGTCAGGTTGTGGAGCCCGGCACCGTGGGGCCGTGGGTGGATCCCACACCGTTGAGCGACGCCGAGCGCTACGAGGCTGCCACCCCGGTCAGCGAGGAGCAGGCCGGGTGGGACATCGACTCCGCTGTCCTGCGTGACGCCGACGAGCACACCGCCCGCACCTGGGCCACATGGCGTGCCGCCGGCGCCCAGGGCTGGAGCACCCAGGAGGCCGCCGCCCTGGAGCGCTGGGCACAGGCCCAGGCGACCCTGGCCGGCGACGACGCCCACGTCACGATCCACGAGACCGTACCGGGCAGCGCCCTCGAGACTGATACTGCTACTGCCGCCGCTGGGCGGCTGATCGACCTGCAGGGCGGTGGTCTGGACTGCCGGGTGGCCACCACCAGCCCGGGAGAGGTGACGGTGGCCACCCCTGCCGGCGTGGCCACGATGACGACCACCGAGATGATGGACCAGGTCAGGGCCTCCTGGCCCGACACCACCACCCAGACGCTCGAGCACATATCAGGACGAGATCAGGCTCTTGACCTGGGCCCACAGGTTCGTGAGCGGGCCGAGACGGCGATGCTGACGGTCTACACCACCCCGAGCTGCATGGGCTGTGAGATGACCCGTCGCCAGCTCGATAAGGCCGGAGTGGCCTACGAGGCGGTGGACCTGTCTGGCCGGCCGGACCTGGTGGAGCAGTTCAGGGCCGAGGGGCTACGCCAGGCGCCGATCATCGAGACTCCTGACGGTCAGCGCACGGCGGGCTTCGACCCGGCCAGGATCAAGGCGATCGTGGCCGCAGCCACCCCGCAGCAGGCCACCGGCAGCCCGGGACAGTCGTCGGACAGTGGCGGGGCCAGACCTTCGCATACACCCCACCAGCGGTCTCGTGGGCACGTAAAGGGGATGCACCTGTGA
- a CDS encoding C40 family peptidase, translating to MKSGKMALGVLLVVPALTMSLMFASGGGGKNGEDEKKAAGGAVPVNVPAEYQADVSRAGSICPEITPAAIAAQITQESGWQPQAKSPAGAQGIAQFMPATWKTVGRDGDGDGQADIMNPHDAIYSQGTLMCSLAAEMKQLLDSGKVKGEVLSLALAAYNAGSGAVRQYGGIPPYAETQSYVEKITSMASQSQGGGGGDGSRGSTILAVARSKIGKPYVWGAASDDVGYDCSGLVQTAYAAAGVELAHSSASQCTAGSRVSQDQAQPGDLVCWDGHVAVYAGGNTIVEAATEGIPVRETTVYQMAGGPYYVHIN from the coding sequence GTGAAGAGCGGGAAGATGGCTCTTGGCGTGCTCCTGGTGGTGCCTGCCCTGACCATGTCACTGATGTTCGCCTCTGGGGGTGGGGGCAAGAACGGTGAGGACGAGAAGAAGGCAGCCGGTGGGGCGGTCCCGGTCAACGTCCCGGCCGAGTACCAGGCTGACGTGTCCCGGGCAGGCTCGATCTGCCCCGAGATCACCCCCGCCGCGATCGCCGCCCAGATCACCCAGGAGTCGGGCTGGCAGCCACAGGCTAAGAGCCCCGCCGGCGCGCAGGGGATCGCACAGTTCATGCCCGCCACGTGGAAGACCGTAGGCAGGGACGGTGATGGTGATGGGCAGGCGGACATCATGAACCCCCATGACGCTATCTACTCCCAGGGCACCCTCATGTGCTCCCTGGCCGCCGAGATGAAGCAGCTCCTCGACTCCGGCAAGGTCAAGGGCGAGGTGCTCAGCCTCGCCCTGGCTGCCTACAACGCCGGCTCCGGAGCGGTCCGCCAGTACGGGGGTATCCCGCCGTACGCAGAGACGCAGAGCTACGTCGAGAAGATCACCTCCATGGCCTCCCAGTCCCAGGGCGGCGGCGGTGGGGACGGTTCGAGAGGCTCGACGATCCTGGCCGTGGCCCGATCCAAGATTGGCAAGCCCTACGTATGGGGAGCAGCCTCCGACGACGTCGGCTACGACTGCTCAGGCCTGGTCCAGACCGCCTACGCCGCCGCTGGTGTCGAGCTGGCCCACTCCTCAGCGTCCCAGTGCACCGCCGGCTCACGCGTCAGCCAGGACCAGGCCCAGCCCGGCGACCTGGTGTGCTGGGACGGACACGTCGCCGTCTACGCCGGAGGCAACACGATCGTCGAGGCCGCCACCGAGGGGATTCCCGTCAGGGAGACCACCGTCTACCAGATGGCCGGCGGCCCCTACTACGTCCACATCAACTAG
- a CDS encoding ATPase, translating into MTATQQATEHAARASVELRDQGGSSVSIDGTFHALRAKTVENARMEALELLRRSAADLGGPLTVRSTEPSGVYDFLINPDGSTHLPAHEERKPAEPAPPPAPSLAPPPTVRTTTPSTAPSPAPAAPTPAPALEQPVQPVRPAPAVAPPQEPQPPAASVPRVQEHEPAAPAPVHQPRRREVQAELRRQSLLEEITTQGPAHHGVRGLLNAMGLNLAPSRAELTERDDITKVSQHWVGPRTIAVVNGKGGSAKTPSTILLSALLARYGGGNVIAWDNNSTRGTLGWRTESGGHEATVADLLPRASYLLGTKARASDLERFTHHQSVDRFDVLRSDPTQLSSEQPADEASFRAVHAVLARYYRIIMIDTGNDESLPAWGSMIERTDAIVVPTITRPEHAESARLLLDGLARSGRHGERLANQATVIVSQASASEPSPAHYVEVFNGMARAAVGIPYDPAMSNSPLLLDSLGAATRRAWLAAGAALTGALT; encoded by the coding sequence ATGACAGCCACGCAACAGGCGACAGAGCACGCGGCTCGGGCAAGTGTCGAGCTGCGTGACCAGGGCGGCTCATCGGTGTCGATAGACGGCACCTTCCACGCCCTGCGCGCAAAGACCGTAGAGAACGCACGCATGGAGGCTCTTGAGCTGCTACGCCGCTCCGCCGCCGACCTCGGCGGCCCCCTCACCGTACGCAGCACGGAACCCTCAGGGGTGTATGACTTCCTCATCAACCCCGACGGCTCCACGCACCTGCCCGCGCACGAGGAACGCAAGCCGGCCGAGCCCGCTCCCCCTCCCGCTCCCTCACTCGCCCCTCCCCCGACCGTACGCACCACCACACCGTCCACAGCACCCTCCCCCGCACCGGCTGCCCCGACGCCAGCACCAGCGCTGGAGCAACCCGTGCAGCCTGTGCGGCCGGCTCCGGCTGTCGCACCGCCGCAGGAGCCACAGCCTCCAGCAGCCTCGGTGCCGCGCGTGCAGGAGCACGAGCCCGCTGCACCGGCCCCGGTGCACCAGCCCAGGCGCAGGGAGGTCCAGGCCGAGCTGCGCCGGCAGTCCCTGCTGGAGGAGATCACGACCCAGGGACCCGCCCACCACGGGGTGCGTGGGCTGCTCAACGCCATGGGTCTGAACCTGGCGCCCTCGAGGGCCGAGCTGACTGAGCGTGACGACATCACCAAGGTCTCCCAGCACTGGGTGGGCCCCAGAACGATCGCCGTGGTCAACGGCAAGGGCGGGTCAGCCAAGACGCCCTCGACGATCCTGCTGTCGGCTCTCCTGGCCCGCTACGGTGGCGGTAACGTCATCGCCTGGGACAACAACTCGACCCGCGGCACACTGGGTTGGAGGACTGAGTCTGGTGGCCATGAGGCGACCGTGGCTGACCTGCTCCCCCGCGCCAGCTACCTGCTTGGGACCAAGGCGAGAGCCTCGGACCTCGAGCGCTTCACTCACCACCAGAGCGTGGACCGCTTCGACGTGCTGCGCTCTGACCCCACGCAGCTGTCCAGCGAGCAGCCGGCCGATGAGGCCAGCTTCCGGGCCGTGCACGCGGTCCTGGCTCGCTACTACCGCATCATCATGATCGACACGGGCAACGACGAGTCCCTGCCGGCATGGGGCTCCATGATCGAGCGCACCGACGCGATCGTGGTGCCGACCATCACCCGTCCGGAGCACGCTGAGTCGGCCAGGCTCCTGCTTGACGGGCTGGCTCGCAGCGGCCGGCACGGTGAGAGACTTGCCAACCAGGCAACCGTCATCGTCTCCCAGGCCTCGGCCTCAGAGCCGTCGCCGGCCCACTACGTCGAGGTCTTCAACGGCATGGCGCGCGCCGCCGTCGGTATCCCCTACGACCCAGCGATGTCCAACAGCCCGCTGCTGCTGGACTCGCTGGGAGCAGCCACCAGGCGCGCCTGGCTGGCCGCCGGCGCCGCCCTGACGGGCGCCCTGACCTGA
- the mobC gene encoding plasmid mobilization relaxosome protein MobC, protein MTSTVDDAGVVTRGPRLDRRRSARTQGVRRGRLTVYLTDEERSLLEARSEVSGESMAKILVDCALHPASAGEGVDASDVHELVAQLRDYRRQLVGVTTNLNQIAYHANTTSEVPADFAALVAEVHQLHDDINAILVGARR, encoded by the coding sequence GTGACGAGCACCGTCGATGACGCGGGCGTCGTAACGCGCGGGCCGCGTTTGGACCGTCGTCGCAGCGCGCGCACGCAAGGCGTTCGGCGTGGGCGTCTGACGGTCTATCTCACGGATGAGGAGCGCTCCTTGTTGGAGGCGCGCTCAGAGGTGTCGGGGGAGTCGATGGCGAAGATCCTGGTGGACTGCGCGCTGCACCCGGCCAGCGCGGGTGAGGGCGTGGACGCGAGTGACGTGCACGAGCTGGTGGCCCAGCTGCGTGACTACCGTCGTCAGCTCGTCGGCGTGACCACCAACTTGAATCAGATCGCCTACCACGCCAACACCACCAGTGAGGTGCCCGCGGACTTCGCGGCGCTGGTGGCTGAGGTTCATCAGCTGCACGATGACATCAACGCGATCCTGGTCGGAGCGCGCCGATGA